A section of the Daphnia magna isolate NIES unplaced genomic scaffold, ASM2063170v1.1 Dm_contigs243, whole genome shotgun sequence genome encodes:
- the LOC123467841 gene encoding uncharacterized protein LOC123467841, producing MSRRRAIDYIAVFQKLKEIMPLPRVERIVTDFERAVFVAVRKLFPSCFHLGCNFHWCQAIMKKIRDFNLSTEYNKKGPNPVRDFVFRLLCLAYLPADKIPSVFDSLRTSVPPILETLMDYMERNWIRGRFWTPVHWSCFNLLLKTNNDCEGLHNDWNKLAGGPNLPFYKMTLVLEQLCQDLSTMELLEEIVLELKTSFPTVVTDHPLNLNDENIDNYDMSFESDDEL from the exons ATGTCTCGAAGAAGAGCTATTGACTATATAGCGGTGTTCCAAAAACTAAAG GAAATCATGCCCCTTCCCAGAGTTGAACGGATTGTGACAGATTTTGAACGCGCAGTTTTTGTCGCAGTCCGAAAACTGTTTCCTTCTTGCTTCCACTTGGGATGTAATTTCCATTGGTGCCAGGCAATAATGAAGAAAATCCGCGATTTTAACCTGTCGACCGagtacaacaaaaaaggacccAATCCTGTTCGCGACTTcgtttttcgtctgctttgtCTCGCCTATCTTCCAG CCGATAAAATACCTTCGGTGTTTGACTCCTTACGAACATCGGTGCCACCAATACTGGAGACATTAATGGACTATATGGAGCGAAACTGGATTCGAGGCCGTTTTTGGACTCCTGTTCATTGGTCCTGTTTCAATCTCCTTCTGAAAACAAATAACGATTGTGAAGGGCTTCACAATGACTGGAACAAG TTGGCGGGTGGCCCAAATCTCCCGTTTTACAAGATGACGTTGGTGCTGGAGCAGCTGTGTCAAGAC ttatCAACCATGGAACTACTGGAGGAAATAGTATTAGAACTGAAAACCTCATTCCCAACTGTAGTCACTGACCATCCTTTGAACCTTAACGACGAAAACATAGATAATTACGACATGTCCTTCGAGAGCGATGACGAATTGTGA